Proteins from a single region of Bombus huntii isolate Logan2020A chromosome 2, iyBomHunt1.1, whole genome shotgun sequence:
- the LOC126874284 gene encoding glycerol-3-phosphate phosphatase gives MTTKRYILSLSSAEFKNFIDSIDVVLSDCDGVLWKETQVIKNSPETVNKFKELGKKFFYITNSNTKTRSEFVDKCKNLKYDATIDEIVCSSFLAAMYLKEKRFNKKAYVVGSDGITKELEAEGIKHFGVGPDVMEGDEVEMIENFKPDPEVGAVIVGFDKHFSFPKLVKAATYLRDPNVHFIGTNCDVERPSPNTNKFPGTGCFIKIIEMASNRSAVMLGKPESFLSEYIIKKYGLNPQRTLMIGDNCNTDILLGKRCGFKTLLVLTGITTQNDVDAMNASTTSSKDLIIPDYYANELGDVLKMIASS, from the exons ATGACGACAAAACGTTATATATTGTCATTATCAAGTgcagaatttaaaaatttcatagacTCCATTGATGTAGTTTTATCAGACTGTGATG GCGTTCTATGGAAGGAAACCCAAGTAATAAAGAATTCACCTGAAACTGTAAATAAGTTTAAAGAATTAGGTAAAAAGTTTTTTTACATAACAAATAGTAATACTAAAACCAGGTCTGAATTTGTGGACAAGTGTAAAAATCTTAAGTATGATGCAACAATA GATGAAATAGTATGTTCTTCATTTTTGGCTGCCATGTATCTTAAGGAAaaaagatttaataaaaaagcATACGTAGTTGGGAGTGATGGCATTACCAAGGAATTGGAAGCTGAAGGTATCAAACATTTTGGTGTCGGA CCAGATGTAATGGAAGGTGATGAAGTAGAAATGATAGAAAACTTTAAACCAGACCCAGAAGTTGGAGCAGTTATTGTAGGCTTTGATAAACACTTTAGTTTTCCTAAGCTTGTGAAAGCTGCCACTTATTTACGAGATCCAAATGTTCATTTTATAGGGACAAATTGTGATGTAGAAAGACCATCGCCAAATACTAATAAATTCCCag gAACTGGATGCTTCATAAAGATTATAGAAATGGCATCCAATAGATCAGCAGTGATGCTTGGAAAACCAGAATCATTTTTGAGCgaatatattataaagaaatatggTTTAAATCCTCAAAGAACACTTATGATTGGTGACAa TTGTAATACTGACATTCTTCTTGGGAAACGTTGTGGGTTTAAAACTCTTCTTGTATTAACGGGTATTACAACACAAAATGACGTAGATGCCATGAACGCTTCTACTACAAGTTCTAAAGATTTGATAATTCCAGACTATTATGCAAATGAGTTAGGTGATGTACTAAAAATGATTGCATCATCTTGA